The following are from one region of the Salvelinus fontinalis isolate EN_2023a unplaced genomic scaffold, ASM2944872v1 scaffold_2093, whole genome shotgun sequence genome:
- the LOC129850500 gene encoding guanosine-3',5'-bis(diphosphate) 3'-pyrophosphohydrolase MESH1-like, translated as MSSDSVILLETVNFAAEKHRNQRRKDAEQTPYITHPIGVARILSHEGGITDIEVLQAALLHDTVEDTDTSIGELLAVFGQTVARLVQEVTDDKALSKEETKRQQVEHAPHSSHQAKLVKLADKLYNLRDINRCTPTGWSAERVQEYFVWSAQVVRGLRGTNPALERHLEELFKQRGVEL; from the exons ATGAGTTCAGATTCTGTCATTTTGTTGGAGACTGTTAACTTCGCTGCTGAAAAGCACCGCAATCAACGACGTAAAGACGCTGAACAAACACCATATATCACCCACCCAATAG GAGTGGCAAGGATCCTAAGCCATGAAGGTGGGATCACAGACATTGAAGTTTTACAA GCAGCTTTGCTCCATGACACAGTGGAGGACACTGACACCAGCATAGGAGAGCTACTGGCCGTCTTTGGGCAAACGGTGGCGCGGCTCGTCCAGGAAGTGACAGACGACAAGGCACTGTCCAAGGAGGAGACAAAGCGTCAGCAGGTGGAGCATGCGCCTCACTCCAGCCACCAAGCCAAACTGGTCAAACTGGCTGACAAACTGTACAACCTGAGGGACATCAACCGCTGCACGCCAACAG GTTGGTCGGCAGAGCGTGTTCAGGAGTACTTTGTGTGGTCAGCCCAGGTAGTGAGAGGACTGAGGGGGACCAACCCAGCACTGGAGAGACACCTAGAGGAGCTCTTCAAGCAGAGGGGGGTTGAGCTTTGA